The Sphaeramia orbicularis chromosome 16, fSphaOr1.1, whole genome shotgun sequence genome window below encodes:
- the drd2l gene encoding dopamine receptor D2 like → MTLLNESDETSPPSFPLSYLDGNSSIFVTSDPSLSPASSPSSSSLTSSNCTTPSSVTSPPYNFYAVLLVLLIFFVVFGNVLVCVAVSRERALQTTTNYLIVSLAVSDLLLATLVMPWGVYLEVVGEWRFSLIHCDILLTLDVMMCTASILNLCAISIDRYTAVAMPLLYNTRYSSRRRVAVMIAVVWFLSFAISCPLLFGLNNTATREGTTCSFADPAFVVYSSVASFYVPFIVTLLVYAQICVVLRKRGRRTAPPRRHGLHTQSAPEAGDGHRHRKNKCTQPEDVKLCTLILRPATTAPQRKKVNLPPSLSVCQTLVKEAVVHPLELEPGQFLPQTEQNLPPHAAPQTSSHAGRARISLSISVGPTPVLPSNMTRSTLTPRPPTLEDGMRGREGWRERSGGRDKWGITKERVRGRLSQQKERKATQMLAIVLGVFIICWLPFFLTHVLKAHCRSCCISPSLYSAVTWLGYLNSAVNPVIYTTFNIEFRKAFIKILHC, encoded by the exons ATGACTTTACTCAACGAGTCAGATGAGACgtcccctccctccttccctctgtCCTACCTCGACGGCAATTCCTCCATCTTTGTCACCTCCGACCCCTCCTTGTCACCCGCTTCCTCACCCTCCTCATCCTCGCTGACGTCCTCTAACTGCACCACCCCATCGTCTGTGACCTCTCCTCCCTATAACTTCTACGCGGTGCTGCTGGTCCTCCTGATCTTCTTTGTGGTGTTTGGGAATGTGCTGGTATGTGTGGCGGTGTCACGAGAGCGCGCCCTGCAGACCACCACCAACTACCTCATCGTGTCCTTGGCGGTGTCCGACCTGCTCCTTGCCACGTTGGTCATGCCATGGGGCGTCTACCTGGAG GTGGTGGGTGAGTGGCGCTTCAGTCTCATCCACTGTGACATCCTGCTCACTCTGGACGTCATGATGTGCACCGCCAGCATCCTCAACCTTTGTGCTATCAGCATTGACAG ATACACAGCAGTTGCCATGCCATTGCTCTATAACACCCGCTACAGTTCCAGGAGGAGGGTGGCTGTTATGATTGCGGTGGTGTGGTTTCTCTCCTTTGCCATCTCCTGCCCTTTGCTGTTTGGACTCAACAACACTG cCACTAGAGAAGGCACCACATGCAGCTTTGCAGATCCGGCCTTCGTGGTTTACTCGTCGGTAGCCTCCTTCTACGTTCCCTTCATTGTTACGTTGCTGGTGTACGCGCAGATCTGCGTGGTGCTGCGCAAACGAGGCAGACGCACAGCCCCCCCACGCAGACATGGCCTCCACACACAAAGCGCACCTGAGGCAGGGGACGGCCATCGACACAGGAAG AATAAGTGTACACAGCCAGAAGACGTGAAGCTGTGCACCCTCATCCTCAGACCTGCCACCACCGCCCCCCAGCGCAAGAAAGTG AACCTACCCCCCTCCCTGTCTGTGTGTCAGACCCTGGTGAAGGAGGCGGTGGTCCATCCCCTTGAACTGGAGCCGGGTCAGTTCCTACCACAGACTGAACAGAACTTACCTCCTCACGCTGCTCCACAAACGTCCTCCCATGCGGGTCGAGCCAGGATCTCCCTGTCCATCTCAGTAGGACCTACGCCGGTCCTTCCTTCAAACATGACCAGATCGACCCTGACGCCTCGGCCCCCGACTCTGGAGGACGGTATGAGGGGCCGCGAGGGATGGAGGGAGCGCAGCGGAGGCAGAGACAAGTGGGGGATCACCAAGGAGAGGGTGAGGGGGAGGCTGTCGCAGCAGAAGGAGAGGAAAGCCACACAGATGCTCGCCATCGTGCTCG GTGTGTTCATCATCTGCTGGCTGCCTTTCTTCTTAACCCACGTGCTGAAGGCCCACTGCCGGAGCTGCTGTATTTCCCCTTCGCTGTACAGTGCTGTCACCTGGTTGGGGTATCTCAACAGCGCTGTCAACCCTGTCATCTACACCACTTTCAACATCGAGTTTCGCAAAGCCTTCATCAAGATCCTGCACTGTTGA